The nucleotide window CGTTTGGCGATCGTCGTCCGTTTCCGATGCGCGCCTTTAGTCCGAACGCCATTCTGTGCAGCGGCTTCTCCAAAACCGTGGCGCCCGGTATTCGTATCGGCTGGGTGCACAGTGCGAACTACATGCGCAAAATCGCCTCCCTGAAATACACCACCAGCATGGGCACGTCGGTGCTCTCGCAGGCCGCCATCGCGGAACTGCTGCGCAGCGGCGGCTACGATGCCCATCTGCGCAAACTGCGGCGCGAACTGAAAAAGCAGATACAGCAGATGCGTCAGGCCGTGCTGCGTTATTTCCCGCCGGGGACGCGCGTTTCTGATCCGGAAGGCGGCTATGTATTATGGGTGACGATGCCGCATCAGGCGCTGAATGTGCGTGCGCTGTTTCTTAAGGCGCGCAATGCCGGGATTGGTATTGCGCCGGGGCATATATTCGCCACCGATCACCGCTACGATCACTGTTTCCGGCTGAACGCCGGGTTTGGCTGGAATGCAGAGGTGGAGCAGGCAATTCAGCAGCTGGCACAGTGGTGCCAGCTGTCATTACCCGCGTCACAATAAGCCCGCCGCACCGCGAAAGCCTGCGCGCTGCAGAATTGCGGCACGCAGGTACGGATTAACCGGCAAACGCGCTTTCCAGCTCTTCGGCCAGGATCTGAACCGCTCGCTCAATCTTGCTGGCTTCCGGCACGTAGTTCATGCGCATGCACTGATGGGTGTGCGGCCACGCCTGTTCCAGGCCCGGGAAGAAGAAGTGGCCTGGCACCATCAGCACGCCGCGCGCTTTCAGCCGCTGATAGAGCGCCTCGGTGGTGATCGGTAAATCACGGAACCACAGCCAGAGAAAAATTGCCCCTTCCGGCTTGTGAATCAGACAGCGATCCTCCGGCAGATAACGGCGCAGAATCGCCAGCGTCTCGCGCAATTTATCCTGATAGAACGGGCGGATAACCTCCTGCGACAGGCGCAGCAGATCGCCGCGTACAATCATCTCATTCGCCAGCGCCGGCCCCATGCTGCCCGGTGCCAGACTGATGATGCCGTTCATGTTGCCGATCGCGCTGATGGTTTTCTCATCGGCAACGATGATGCCGCAGCGGGCACCCGGCAGACCGAGTTTTGACAGGCTCATGCACAGAATGGTGTTCGGGTTCCACAGCGGGCGCGCTTCACTGAAGATGATGCCGGGGAACGGCACGCCGTAGGCGTTATCAATCAGCAGCGGTATGTCGTGCTGCTGTGCCAGCGCGTCAAGCTGCAGCAGCTCTTCATCGGTGATCACGTTGCCGGTCGGATTGGTCGGCCGCGAGACGCAGATTAACCCCACATCGTCATTCAGCGGCAGGTGGTCAAAATCCACGTGGTATTTGAACTGGCCTTCCGGCAGCAGCTCAATGGTGGGTCTGGCAGAGACAAACAGATCCTCCTCCAGCCCGGCATCCGCATAGCCAAGATACTCAGGCGCCAGCGGAAACAGCACGCGCCTGCGGCTGCCATCGGCGCGGCGGCCGGCAAACAGGTTAAACAGATAGAAGAACGCGCTCTGGCTGCCGTTGGTCAGCGCAATGTTCTGCGGCGTAACCTGCCAGCCCAGCTCATCGCGCAGCAGGGCGGCAAGGGATTCCAGCAGCAACGTTTTGCCGCGCGGGCCGTCATAGTTACACAGCGCTTCGCTGAGCTTGCCCTCCTGATGCATCTGCAGCAGCAGCTGGCTGAAGTAATCGTTGATGGCCGGAATCTGCGCCGGATTGCCGCCGCCCAGCATGATCGTGCCGGGCGTGCGCAGGCCTTCTCCCATGTCTTCCATCAGACGTGAGATGCCGGTGTGCTGGGTAAATTTGTCGCCGAACTGAGAAAAAGACATAGGAAGTAAAAATAATGTGAGTGCGAATGGGGAAACCACCATAGCGCCCGCTGCGGGCAGGCGCAATGGCTTCCGTACGGGATTCAGCCGAGGATTTGCGGGTTAACGCAGTTTTTTTCCACCCGGCCACTGAGCGCGGCAATCAGGTTCTCCACGGCGTCGCGCGCCATGCCATAACGGGTTTCGTGCGTGGCTGAGCCGATGTGCGGCAGCGCGACCACATTCGGCAGCGTCAGGATCTCTGCGTCTGCCGGAACCGGCTCCACTTCAAACACATCCAGACCGGCGGCGTGGATCGTGCCGTCTTTCAGTGCGGCGGTCAGCGCCTGCTCATCCACCACCGGACCGCGTCCGGCGTTGATCAGGATGGCGCTCGGCTTCATCAGCTTCAGCTGCGCCGCGCCGATCATGTGATGCGTCTGCTCTGTCAGCGGCAGGCTGATGCAGACAAAATCGCTCTCTTTCAGCAGCGTTTCCAGATCGCAGGCGCGCGCGCCAAAGCGGGTCTCGGCTTCTTCATGCTGACGGCGGGCGTTATACAGAATATTCATGCCGAAGCCGAAATGCGCGCGCTGTGCCAGCGCCAGACCAATACGGCCCATGCCGAGGATACCCAGCGTTTTATGGTGCACATCTACGCCGAACTCCGCCGGGCCGATGCTCTTCTGCCACTTGCCGTCGCGCACCCATTTATCCAGCTCCGGCACGCGGCGGGCGGTGCTGAGCACCAGCGCCATCATGGTATCGGCCACGGTTTCGGTCAGCACGGTTGGCGTGTGCATCAGCAGCACGTGACGCTGATTCAGCGCATCCACATCAAAATTGTCATACCCTACGGACACAGTAGAGCAGGCGCGCAGTGCCGGCATGGCGGCCAGCAGGTCGCTATTCACTTTGCCGCCGGAACCCAGCAGGCCCTGCGCAGCAGCAAACTGCTCCGCATGCTGACGCACCGTTTCCGGCGTCACATCTTTCACTTCGGTTACGCTGAAATGTTCATCCAGCTTTGCCCGCAGGTCAGCGGGCAGGCTTTTGTAGAGGATTACAGCAGGTTTCATTCGTTGCTCCCTGTAAAATGCTGAGGAGGCCTGCTGGCCTCCTGACGAATTAAGCGGGCTTTACACCGTGAAAGGGCGGCGTTTTGCTGGTGGCCGGTTTGACAATCAGCGTCAGCCAGACGGACGCCAGCAGCGCGGCACCCATAAAGATGTATGAGGCGGCCGGACTGCCGGTAGCACCATTAAGATAGCCTACGATCCACGAGCCGACGAAAGAACCCAGCGCACCCATGCTGTTGATCAGCGCCATTGCCCCGCCGGCAACGTTACGCGGCAGCATTTCCGGAATGATGGCAAAGAACGGGCCGTACGGCGCATACATCGCTCCGCCGGCAATCACCAGCAGCGCATAGGAGAGCCAGAAATTGCTGGAGCCTGCCAGGTACGAGCCGAGGAACGCCAGCGCCCCAATCAGCAGCAGCGGCCAGACAAACAGTTTACGGTTCTGGGTTTTATCGGAGGCCCACGACACCACGACCATGGCAATGGTCGCGACCAGATAAGGCACCGCCGACAGCCAGCCCGCTTCCACCATGCCCATCTGCGTACCGTTACGCAGAATAGACGGCAGCCACAGAACGAAGCCGTACACGCCGATGCTCCAGGCAAAGTACTGCATGCACAGGATGATCACGTTGCGGTTACGGAACGCCTCACCATAGTTGCGTACGGCCTTGATGTTTTCCTGCTCTTTCTGCAGCTGCGCCTGCAGCGCGGCTTTCTCTTCATCGCTCATCCATTTGGCCTGAGCCGGCTTATCCTGCACCAGGAACCACCAGGCAATCGCCCAGATCACCGCCGGGAAGCCTTCGATGATGAACATTTCCCGCCAGCCGAACGAGTTGATCAGATAACCCGATACCACCGACATCCACAGTACGGTGACCGGGTTGCCGAGAATCAGGAAGGTGTTGGCACGCGAACGTTCAGATTTAGTGAACCAGTTGCTGATGTAAATCAGCATCGCCGGCATCACGGCTGCTTCCACCACGCCCAGCACAAAACGGATGGCGGCCAGCATCGGAATATTGCTGACGATACCGGTCAGCGAGGCGCAGCCGCCCCACAGAATCAGACACCAGAAAATCAGTTTTTTTACGCTGCGGCGCTCGGCATAGACCGCGCCGGGAATCTGAAAGAAGAAGTAGCCAAGGAAGAACAGGGCACCCAGCAGCGATGACATGCCTTTGGTAATGCCGAGATCGTCGTTTATCCCTGCGGCAGAGGCGAAGCTAAAGTTCGCCCGGTCCAGATACGCCAGACTGTAGGTGATAAACACGATGGGCATGATAAACCACCAGCGTTTTGGCGCGATTGTCTGCGATTTCATGGGTGACTCCTCTGGTTGAGGCGGGCGCATTCTGTTGATGCGCCTCAAAATAATAGTGTTGTAGGGACAGATTAAGGGTATCTACATCGATCCGTTTTGGTGCGTTAAATTAATAATCGCCGAGCGCAGCGCGCGTCGGCAGGCCTTCACTGTCACCGGCAACCTGAATCGCCAGTGAACCAATTTTGTTGCCGCGCAGAATGGCCTGCGGCAGCGATTTCCCTTCCAGCAGCGCGCTGATGACGCCGACGGCAAAGCCATCGCCTGCGCCCACGGTATCCACGACGTTCTCCACGCGAATCGGCTCAACTACGCCTTTTTCGCCGTCAGCCGTTTTATACCAGGCACCGTCGCAGCCGGTTTTGATCACGACCGCGCGGACGCCTTTGTCGAGGTAGAAATCGGCAATGGCTTCCGGCTGACGGTAGCCGGTAAGAATCAGCCCCTCTTTTTCGCCCGGCAGCACCCAGTCGGCATATTCTGCCAGCCTGTTCAGCTGCTTACGCATCTCTTCTTCACTGCGCCATAACACCGGGCGCAGATTAGGATCGAAGGAAATGGTTTTGCCACGCGCGCGCATCTCTTTCGCGGCGTGGCTGGCCAGCGCCAGTGAACTGTCAGAGAGCGCAGCGGCCACGCCGCTCAGGTGCAGGTGGCGCGCACTGCCAAAATAGTCGGCGTTGAAATCTTCCGGTGAGAGATGGCTGGCTGCCGAACCTTTGCGGAAATACTCCACTTCCGGATCGGAACCATCTTCAACGCGCGCTTTCAGCTGGAAACCGGTGCGGTAGCGGTTATCCACCGTCACGCAGCGGTGATCCACGCCTTCTTTCGCCAGCTGCTGCAGCGTAAAGCGGCCGAAGCTGTCATCGCCGACGCGGCTGACCCAGCCAACCTGCAAACCCAGACGGGCCAGACCAATCGCCACGTTCAGTTCAGCACCGGCAATGCGTTTAACAAACTGGTCCGCGGCGGCCAGATCGCCGGTTTGCCGGGCGATAAACATCGCCATCGCTTCGCCGATGGTGACCACGTCCAGCTGAGAAGAGTGTGTCATGATAAGCTCCTTACACCGCACGCAGCAGGTCGACATAATGGCGTGTGACCGCCACTAAATCGTCACCCTGCAGCGGGAATTCAATGCCGCGCGGCGCATCGGCTGGCAGCGCATGCAGCAGGGTACGCCAGCTGTCTCCGGCTTCGTCCAGCGCGATGGCACGGAAGCTGTCACCGTGCGGCACCGCCGC belongs to Candidatus Pantoea soli and includes:
- a CDS encoding valine--pyruvate transaminase, encoding MSFSQFGDKFTQHTGISRLMEDMGEGLRTPGTIMLGGGNPAQIPAINDYFSQLLLQMHQEGKLSEALCNYDGPRGKTLLLESLAALLRDELGWQVTPQNIALTNGSQSAFFYLFNLFAGRRADGSRRRVLFPLAPEYLGYADAGLEEDLFVSARPTIELLPEGQFKYHVDFDHLPLNDDVGLICVSRPTNPTGNVITDEELLQLDALAQQHDIPLLIDNAYGVPFPGIIFSEARPLWNPNTILCMSLSKLGLPGARCGIIVADEKTISAIGNMNGIISLAPGSMGPALANEMIVRGDLLRLSQEVIRPFYQDKLRETLAILRRYLPEDRCLIHKPEGAIFLWLWFRDLPITTEALYQRLKARGVLMVPGHFFFPGLEQAWPHTHQCMRMNYVPEASKIERAVQILAEELESAFAG
- the ghrB gene encoding glyoxylate/hydroxypyruvate reductase GhrB, yielding MKPAVILYKSLPADLRAKLDEHFSVTEVKDVTPETVRQHAEQFAAAQGLLGSGGKVNSDLLAAMPALRACSTVSVGYDNFDVDALNQRHVLLMHTPTVLTETVADTMMALVLSTARRVPELDKWVRDGKWQKSIGPAEFGVDVHHKTLGILGMGRIGLALAQRAHFGFGMNILYNARRQHEEAETRFGARACDLETLLKESDFVCISLPLTEQTHHMIGAAQLKLMKPSAILINAGRGPVVDEQALTAALKDGTIHAAGLDVFEVEPVPADAEILTLPNVVALPHIGSATHETRYGMARDAVENLIAALSGRVEKNCVNPQILG
- a CDS encoding MFS transporter, which codes for MKSQTIAPKRWWFIMPIVFITYSLAYLDRANFSFASAAGINDDLGITKGMSSLLGALFFLGYFFFQIPGAVYAERRSVKKLIFWCLILWGGCASLTGIVSNIPMLAAIRFVLGVVEAAVMPAMLIYISNWFTKSERSRANTFLILGNPVTVLWMSVVSGYLINSFGWREMFIIEGFPAVIWAIAWWFLVQDKPAQAKWMSDEEKAALQAQLQKEQENIKAVRNYGEAFRNRNVIILCMQYFAWSIGVYGFVLWLPSILRNGTQMGMVEAGWLSAVPYLVATIAMVVVSWASDKTQNRKLFVWPLLLIGALAFLGSYLAGSSNFWLSYALLVIAGGAMYAPYGPFFAIIPEMLPRNVAGGAMALINSMGALGSFVGSWIVGYLNGATGSPAASYIFMGAALLASVWLTLIVKPATSKTPPFHGVKPA
- a CDS encoding sugar kinase, which produces MTHSSQLDVVTIGEAMAMFIARQTGDLAAADQFVKRIAGAELNVAIGLARLGLQVGWVSRVGDDSFGRFTLQQLAKEGVDHRCVTVDNRYRTGFQLKARVEDGSDPEVEYFRKGSAASHLSPEDFNADYFGSARHLHLSGVAAALSDSSLALASHAAKEMRARGKTISFDPNLRPVLWRSEEEMRKQLNRLAEYADWVLPGEKEGLILTGYRQPEAIADFYLDKGVRAVVIKTGCDGAWYKTADGEKGVVEPIRVENVVDTVGAGDGFAVGVISALLEGKSLPQAILRGNKIGSLAIQVAGDSEGLPTRAALGDY